In Desulfuromonas sp., one DNA window encodes the following:
- a CDS encoding DUF362 domain-containing protein: MDRRRFLKEVALWTAGLSLAVPRFMIPTANAATPQSALAVATGKDYGALTARVLEPLGGITAFVKPGEAVVIKPNIGWDRTPEQGANTHPLVVAALARLSLEAGAKEVKVFDRTCNEERRCYQRSGIRPALLALDDGRVRCEYIDGRKFVPVDIVKGKSINRWKFYGDALEADCYINVPVAKHHGLSALSLGLKNTMGVIGGNRGKIHQDIGQKLADLGSVVRPRLTVIDATRLLLRNGPQGGDVNDVKINDMLIASADPVAADAYATTLFGMNPDAITSTVAAHGMGLGQIDLTKVKIDETAL; this comes from the coding sequence CGGGGCTCTCCCTCGCCGTTCCCCGCTTCATGATTCCGACCGCAAATGCGGCAACTCCCCAGTCCGCCCTGGCGGTCGCCACCGGCAAGGACTACGGAGCGCTGACCGCCCGGGTACTGGAGCCGCTCGGCGGGATCACGGCGTTCGTCAAGCCGGGCGAGGCGGTGGTCATCAAGCCGAACATCGGTTGGGACCGCACCCCCGAGCAGGGCGCCAACACCCATCCCCTCGTCGTCGCTGCCCTGGCCCGGCTCTCTCTGGAGGCCGGCGCAAAGGAAGTGAAGGTCTTCGACCGCACCTGCAACGAAGAGCGCCGCTGCTACCAGAGGAGCGGCATCCGCCCCGCCCTGCTCGCACTCGACGACGGGCGGGTCAGATGCGAATACATCGACGGCCGCAAGTTCGTACCGGTCGACATCGTCAAGGGCAAATCGATCAACCGCTGGAAGTTCTACGGGGACGCCCTGGAGGCCGACTGCTACATCAACGTGCCGGTCGCCAAGCACCACGGGTTAAGCGCCCTCTCCCTCGGGCTGAAGAACACCATGGGAGTGATCGGCGGCAACCGGGGCAAGATTCACCAGGACATCGGCCAGAAGCTGGCCGACCTCGGCAGCGTCGTCCGGCCCCGGCTGACGGTGATCGACGCCACCCGGCTGCTGCTGCGCAACGGACCCCAGGGAGGGGATGTGAACGATGTCAAGATCAACGACATGCTCATCGCCTCGGCCGATCCCGTCGCCGCCGACGCCTACGCCACCACCCTGTTCGGGATGAATCCGGACGCGATCACCTCGACGGTGGCGGCTCACGGCATGGGGCTCGGGCAGATCGACCTGACCAAGGTCAAAATCGACGAAACGGCCCTATGA
- a CDS encoding 4Fe-4S binding protein: MKGKSKPPWITWRRLSQVLFLLLFFILFIKTDYNGTDEIPYAVNILFRIDPLVAAAAMLAAKAVIAILLPALIVVALTLLLGRAFCGWLCPMGALIDFCRRWIRPRANQPRPGLRRIKYVLLALVLTGAFFGLPVVGYFDPFSILVRGFATSVYPAANGAVTEFFTVTYKSAPAWVNAVTEPLYALLKATILPFKQKLFTLSLLSLAMLLAVFALEKLERRFFCRNLCPLGALLALNSWFSLMRGRAADTRCGDCRLCERICRMNAIDGEKRISPEACILCMECVDRCPQEKIAFGFDRPAPKPAFAGMPRRTFVAALVSGAVLPAFLKTRTIAAVPPPELVRPPGALPEPEFLGRCVRCAECMQVCIGNALHPAFLEAGMEGVFTPRLMARVGYCEYNCTLCGQVCTTGAIRPLPLAEKQKTVIGLAIIDKNTCLPFAKGVPCIVCEEHCPTPDKAIKFRMATVLNERGESVRVKQPYVIDRLCIGCGICETRCPVAGRSAIVVTSAGESRHPEIGGGY, translated from the coding sequence ATGAAGGGCAAATCTAAACCCCCGTGGATCACGTGGCGCCGGCTGAGCCAGGTCCTCTTCCTGCTCCTCTTCTTCATCCTCTTCATCAAGACCGACTACAACGGCACCGACGAGATCCCCTACGCGGTCAACATCCTCTTCCGCATCGACCCCCTCGTCGCCGCCGCGGCGATGCTCGCGGCGAAGGCCGTCATCGCCATCCTCCTCCCCGCCCTGATCGTGGTCGCCCTGACCCTGCTGCTGGGACGCGCCTTCTGCGGCTGGCTCTGCCCGATGGGAGCCCTGATCGACTTCTGCCGCCGCTGGATCAGGCCTAGGGCAAATCAGCCGCGGCCGGGCCTGCGGCGGATCAAGTACGTCCTGCTCGCCCTCGTCCTGACCGGGGCCTTCTTCGGCCTTCCCGTCGTCGGCTATTTCGACCCCTTCTCGATCCTGGTGAGGGGATTCGCAACCTCCGTTTATCCCGCCGCGAACGGGGCGGTCACCGAGTTCTTCACCGTCACCTACAAGTCCGCCCCGGCCTGGGTCAACGCCGTCACCGAACCGCTCTACGCCCTGCTCAAGGCGACGATCCTCCCCTTCAAACAGAAACTCTTCACCCTGAGCCTGCTGTCGCTGGCGATGCTCCTGGCGGTCTTCGCCCTCGAGAAACTCGAACGGCGCTTCTTCTGCCGGAACCTCTGCCCCCTCGGCGCCCTGCTCGCCCTGAACAGCTGGTTCTCCCTGATGCGCGGCCGGGCCGCCGACACCCGGTGCGGCGACTGCCGGCTCTGCGAGCGGATCTGCAGGATGAACGCCATCGACGGGGAAAAGCGGATCTCCCCGGAGGCCTGCATCCTCTGCATGGAATGCGTCGATCGCTGCCCGCAGGAAAAGATCGCCTTCGGCTTCGACCGGCCCGCGCCGAAACCGGCCTTCGCCGGGATGCCCCGGCGCACCTTCGTCGCCGCCCTCGTCTCGGGGGCGGTGCTGCCGGCCTTCCTGAAAACCCGCACCATCGCCGCAGTCCCCCCGCCCGAACTCGTCCGCCCGCCCGGCGCCCTGCCCGAGCCCGAGTTCCTCGGCCGCTGCGTGCGCTGCGCCGAGTGCATGCAGGTCTGCATCGGCAACGCTCTTCATCCGGCCTTTCTCGAGGCGGGAATGGAGGGGGTCTTCACCCCCCGCCTGATGGCCCGGGTCGGCTACTGCGAATACAACTGCACCCTCTGCGGCCAGGTCTGCACCACCGGCGCCATCCGGCCCCTGCCCCTGGCCGAAAAGCAGAAGACCGTCATCGGCCTGGCGATCATCGACAAAAACACCTGCCTCCCCTTCGCCAAAGGGGTGCCGTGCATCGTCTGCGAAGAGCACTGCCCGACCCCGGACAAGGCGATCAAGTTCCGCATGGCGACGGTGCTCAACGAGCGCGGCGAGAGCGTCCGGGTCAAGCAGCCCTACGTCATCGACCGGCTGTGCATCGGCTGCGGCATCTGCGAAACCCGCTGCCCGGTCGCGGGCCGGAGCGCCATCGTCGTCACCAGCGCGGGGGAGTCGCGGCATCCTGAGATTGGTGGGGGATATTAG
- a CDS encoding GGDEF domain-containing protein, translated as MGSQAEKNMQDPLLNESFSVPAECPVGEGGCDVLDEIAELQRKLGELSELVHTDPLTGLANFRHFIDVMGSEMERTRRTSLPTALVMLDLDHFKKINDTYGHEAGNAALVHVAGLITNSARQLDIPCRYGGEEFAIVLPGTDLAGSLVFAERLRAAIEATPLQDDGRSVPLTASFGIEVYGALQEATIEEFVEAADRYLYQAKREGRNCVRHPPYGAVGEVSPEEKEGLMGIFAERREEE; from the coding sequence ATGGGCAGTCAAGCCGAGAAGAACATGCAGGACCCTCTCCTGAACGAGTCGTTTTCCGTTCCCGCCGAATGTCCGGTCGGGGAGGGAGGGTGCGACGTTCTCGATGAAATCGCCGAGCTTCAGCGGAAACTCGGCGAGCTGTCCGAACTCGTCCATACCGATCCGCTGACGGGGCTCGCCAACTTCCGTCACTTTATCGATGTCATGGGCTCGGAGATGGAGCGTACCCGCCGCACGTCTCTGCCCACCGCCCTGGTCATGCTCGATCTCGACCATTTTAAAAAAATCAACGATACTTATGGGCACGAGGCCGGCAACGCCGCTCTCGTTCACGTCGCCGGGCTGATCACCAACTCGGCGCGTCAGCTCGATATCCCCTGCCGCTACGGGGGCGAAGAGTTCGCCATCGTCCTGCCCGGTACCGATCTCGCCGGCAGCCTCGTTTTCGCCGAGCGGCTGCGTGCCGCCATCGAGGCGACGCCCCTGCAGGACGACGGCCGGTCGGTCCCTCTAACCGCCAGTTTCGGCATCGAGGTCTACGGCGCCCTGCAGGAAGCGACGATCGAGGAGTTTGTCGAGGCGGCGGACCGCTACCTCTACCAGGCCAAGCGGGAAGGGCGCAACTGCGTCCGTCACCCGCCCTACGGTGCTGTCGGAGAGGTCAGCCCGGAGGAGAAGGAGGGGCTGATGGGGATCTTCGCCGAGAGGCGGGAGGAAGAATGA
- a CDS encoding MBL fold metallo-hydrolase, which yields MNLDNLACIDLDQPALEGFRQFISAWLYRGEDGTFLVDPGPLSTIPRLVGELRRRGVERLDTILLTHIHIDHAGGTGALLKEFPEARVICHPDGVRHMVSPEKLWQGSLKVLGATAEAYGEIVPVPAEKIGFEEEIGPSGVRAYLTPGHAQHHACYQKGDLLFGGEVAGVRAPVAEGIYMRPATPPRFILPVALDSIDRMIALRPRALVIAHYGLVEPALDYLRIGRRQLQLWVRGVAETRGEEGIRREEAFFEWLLECDEHFRNIRQLAPDIYARERVFFGNTLRGMSEYVESLSEEERGALPEFG from the coding sequence ATGAACCTCGACAACCTGGCCTGCATCGACCTCGATCAACCCGCTCTCGAAGGCTTTCGCCAATTCATCAGCGCCTGGCTCTACCGCGGGGAAGACGGCACCTTTCTCGTCGATCCCGGCCCCCTCTCGACCATTCCCCGTCTCGTCGGCGAACTGCGCCGCAGGGGCGTCGAGAGGCTCGACACCATCCTGCTGACCCACATTCACATTGACCACGCCGGGGGAACCGGCGCCCTGTTGAAGGAATTCCCCGAGGCGCGGGTGATCTGCCACCCCGACGGGGTCCGGCACATGGTTTCACCCGAAAAACTCTGGCAGGGCTCGCTCAAGGTGCTCGGGGCGACGGCCGAGGCCTACGGCGAGATCGTCCCGGTGCCGGCGGAGAAGATCGGCTTCGAGGAGGAAATCGGGCCGAGCGGGGTGCGGGCCTATCTCACCCCGGGCCATGCCCAGCACCACGCCTGCTACCAGAAGGGGGACCTCCTCTTCGGCGGCGAGGTGGCAGGTGTTCGCGCTCCCGTGGCCGAGGGCATCTACATGCGGCCGGCCACCCCGCCGCGCTTCATCCTGCCCGTCGCCCTCGACTCCATCGACCGCATGATCGCCCTGCGGCCGCGAGCCCTGGTCATCGCCCACTACGGCCTGGTCGAGCCGGCCCTCGACTACCTGCGAATCGGCCGCCGCCAGCTCCAGCTGTGGGTCAGGGGGGTCGCCGAGACGCGAGGGGAAGAGGGGATCCGGCGGGAGGAGGCGTTCTTCGAATGGCTTCTGGAGTGCGATGAGCACTTCCGCAACATCCGCCAGCTTGCGCCGGACATCTACGCCCGTGAGAGGGTCTTTTTCGGCAACACCTTGCGGGGGATGAGCGAATACGTGGAGAGCCTTTCCGAGGAGGAGAGGGGGGCGCTGCCGGAATTCGGGTAG
- a CDS encoding YkgJ family cysteine cluster protein — protein sequence MEEILLRYRTLLSDIDAWFGRCQSRYPEKIACGPGCSACCRALFDITLLDAALLQQGFRQLEERTRREVLKRAQPILARLQARWPGFEHPYLLNALPEEEWEVPGEDETVCPLLGADGRCLVYAHRPTTCRLHGLPNIDLSGEVFSDGCCTRNFPGGVPLSEEGLRWEFRRAFAAEYDLLGAFTRELFGRPLLELDTLIPAALFIDFSRLPSADSLPRRKV from the coding sequence ATGGAAGAAATCCTGCTCCGTTACCGAACGCTGCTGAGCGACATCGACGCCTGGTTCGGGCGCTGCCAGTCCCGGTACCCGGAGAAAATCGCCTGCGGTCCCGGGTGCTCCGCCTGTTGCCGGGCCCTCTTCGACATCACCCTTCTCGACGCCGCCCTGCTGCAACAGGGCTTTCGACAGCTGGAGGAACGGACCCGGCGGGAGGTCTTGAAGCGGGCGCAGCCGATCCTGGCCCGCCTGCAGGCCCGCTGGCCCGGTTTCGAGCACCCCTACCTGCTCAACGCCCTGCCCGAAGAGGAGTGGGAGGTCCCCGGGGAGGACGAGACGGTCTGCCCCCTGCTCGGCGCCGACGGTCGCTGCCTCGTCTACGCCCATCGTCCCACCACCTGCCGCCTGCACGGCCTGCCCAACATCGACCTCTCCGGCGAGGTCTTCAGCGACGGGTGCTGCACCCGCAACTTCCCCGGTGGGGTTCCCCTTTCCGAAGAGGGGCTGCGCTGGGAATTCCGCCGCGCCTTCGCCGCGGAATACGACCTTCTCGGGGCCTTCACCCGGGAGCTTTTCGGCCGGCCCCTGCTGGAACTCGACACCCTCATCCCCGCCGCCCTCTTTATCGATTTTTCTCGCCTGCCGTCCGCCGACTCTCTTCCCCGCCGGAAAGTCTAG
- a CDS encoding ATP-binding protein has product MARKRLLWYLYPSYLIITLVALLLVSWFVTRALRDFHLERTAGDLEARTRLVAPLMAGRFDPLQRPAVDTLCKKLGADTGTRLTVILPAGLVLGDSVEEPGRMDNHADRPEIGAAQAGKVGFSQRYSHTLSKDMLYAALPVSEEGRLAGFVRAALPMTAIDRTLKRVYLKIVLGGVLVAVLAALVSVFVSRRIVRPFEELKQGAERFARGELDRRLAVSGPEEIGRLGEAMNQMALQLDDRMRTVARQGNEREAMLASMVEGVLAVDAEERILRLNEAAARLLGVSAGEAEGRALQEVVRKADLQAFIARALRGRKALEEDIVLGAGEYERHLQAHGTLLRDRRGKEIGVLVVLNDITRLRRLENLRRDFVGNVSHELKTPITAIKGSAETLLEGALDEPTDARRFVEIVAKQADRLNAIIDDLLDLSRVEQGAEHGGVELEAGAVRPVLEAAIQACAMGVQEKDLQVTLFCAPDLQGRVNPLLLEQAVLNLLTNAVKHSEPGGKVVVDASLLDGKVMIKVQDWGSGIAAEHLPRLFERFYRVDKARSRQLGGTGLGLSIVKHIAQVHGGEVLVHSTPGVGSVFTIVLPEA; this is encoded by the coding sequence ATGGCCCGCAAACGTCTCCTCTGGTACCTCTATCCCTCTTACCTGATTATCACCCTCGTGGCCCTGCTGCTGGTCAGCTGGTTCGTCACCAGGGCCCTGCGGGACTTCCATCTCGAGAGGACCGCCGGCGACCTCGAAGCCAGGACTCGCCTGGTCGCTCCCCTGATGGCGGGCCGTTTCGACCCGCTTCAGCGGCCAGCCGTCGATACCCTGTGCAAAAAGCTCGGCGCCGACACCGGGACCCGCCTGACCGTGATCCTGCCGGCCGGGCTGGTGCTGGGCGATTCGGTGGAAGAGCCGGGCCGCATGGACAATCACGCCGACCGGCCCGAAATCGGGGCCGCCCAGGCGGGCAAGGTCGGGTTCTCCCAGCGCTACAGCCACACCCTCAGCAAGGACATGCTCTACGCGGCCCTGCCGGTCTCCGAGGAGGGCCGGCTGGCCGGGTTCGTTCGCGCCGCCCTGCCCATGACCGCCATCGACAGGACCCTGAAAAGGGTCTACCTGAAGATCGTCCTCGGGGGCGTGCTTGTGGCGGTCCTCGCCGCCCTCGTCAGCGTCTTCGTCTCCCGCCGCATCGTGCGCCCCTTCGAGGAGCTGAAGCAGGGGGCCGAGCGCTTCGCCCGGGGGGAGCTGGACCGGCGCCTGGCCGTCTCCGGCCCCGAAGAGATCGGCAGGCTGGGCGAGGCCATGAACCAGATGGCCCTCCAGCTCGACGACCGGATGCGCACCGTGGCCCGGCAGGGCAACGAGCGCGAGGCGATGCTCGCCAGCATGGTCGAAGGGGTCCTCGCGGTCGATGCCGAAGAACGCATCCTGCGCCTCAACGAGGCCGCCGCCCGCCTGCTCGGCGTTTCGGCCGGCGAGGCGGAGGGGCGGGCCCTCCAGGAGGTGGTGCGCAAGGCGGACCTGCAGGCCTTTATCGCCAGGGCCCTGCGGGGGCGCAAGGCCCTGGAAGAAGACATCGTCCTCGGCGCAGGGGAGTACGAGCGCCACCTCCAGGCCCACGGCACCCTGCTGCGCGACCGCCGGGGCAAGGAGATCGGGGTGCTCGTCGTGCTCAACGACATCACCCGCCTGCGCCGCCTGGAAAACCTGCGCCGGGATTTCGTCGGCAACGTCTCCCACGAGCTGAAGACCCCCATCACCGCTATCAAGGGATCGGCCGAAACCCTGCTCGAGGGGGCCCTGGACGAACCGACGGACGCCCGCCGCTTCGTGGAGATCGTCGCCAAGCAGGCCGACCGCCTCAATGCCATCATCGACGACCTGCTCGACCTCTCTCGGGTCGAACAGGGGGCCGAGCACGGCGGAGTTGAACTGGAGGCCGGCGCCGTTCGCCCGGTGCTCGAGGCGGCCATTCAGGCCTGTGCCATGGGGGTTCAGGAGAAGGACCTCCAGGTGACCCTCTTCTGCGCCCCCGATCTTCAGGGGCGGGTCAATCCCCTCCTGCTCGAGCAGGCGGTCCTCAACCTGCTGACCAACGCAGTCAAGCACAGCGAACCGGGGGGGAAGGTGGTGGTGGACGCCTCCCTGCTGGATGGCAAGGTGATGATCAAGGTCCAGGACTGGGGAAGCGGCATCGCCGCCGAGCACCTGCCCCGGCTCTTCGAGCGCTTCTACCGGGTCGACAAGGCCCGCAGCCGCCAGCTCGGAGGAACCGGCCTGGGCCTCTCTATCGTCAAGCACATCGCCCAGGTCCACGGCGGGGAGGTCCTGGTCCACAGCACCCCGGGCGTGGGAAGCGTTTTCACCATCGTCCTGCCCGAGGCCTGA
- a CDS encoding response regulator transcription factor yields the protein MGKEHILVIEDEEDILALIHYNLAREGYSVSSRTSGEEGLSTACSEEPDLVVLDLMLPGIDGHEVCRRLKADQKTAGIPIVMLTAKGEEADVVAGLEQGADDYVTKPFSTKVFLARVQAVLRRREREREAADEAGIVEIHGLSIHPGRNEVRAEGMPVDLTYTEFRVLLLLAGRPGWVFTRNQIMDAVRGEDYAVTERAVDVQIVGLRKKLGPCGKNIETVRGVGYRFKE from the coding sequence ATGGGCAAAGAACATATCCTGGTGATCGAAGACGAGGAGGATATCCTCGCTCTGATCCACTACAACCTCGCCCGGGAGGGTTACTCCGTGTCGTCCCGCACATCGGGCGAGGAGGGCCTCTCCACGGCCTGCAGCGAGGAACCCGATCTCGTGGTGCTCGACCTGATGCTGCCCGGCATCGACGGCCACGAGGTCTGTCGCCGCCTGAAAGCCGACCAGAAGACCGCCGGAATCCCCATCGTCATGCTGACGGCCAAGGGCGAGGAGGCGGACGTGGTCGCCGGCCTGGAGCAGGGGGCCGACGACTACGTGACCAAACCCTTCAGCACCAAGGTGTTCCTGGCGCGGGTCCAGGCGGTGTTGCGCCGCCGCGAGCGGGAGCGTGAAGCGGCGGACGAGGCCGGAATCGTCGAGATTCACGGATTGTCGATCCATCCCGGGCGCAACGAGGTGCGGGCCGAGGGGATGCCGGTTGATCTGACCTATACCGAGTTCCGGGTCCTGCTGCTGCTCGCCGGTCGTCCCGGCTGGGTCTTTACCCGCAACCAGATCATGGACGCGGTGCGCGGGGAGGACTACGCCGTGACCGAGCGGGCAGTCGACGTGCAGATCGTCGGCCTGCGCAAGAAGCTCGGCCCCTGCGGAAAGAACATCGAAACCGTCCGCGGGGTCGGCTACCGCTTCAAGGAGTAG
- a CDS encoding ATP-binding protein codes for MLKIQNRIGFKLLLAFSVVLVLCLVFVSALNHYFWVGFGDFAISANEQKVKQQAYEFLEGITEERAEKYEAVFQRIAAHSRFIARQAELLYARAGSPPQRAIRADEYLSLYPPNGIFYTDPGEPVMTCYWGGKSIPRQVEDEINILAPLAPTLVEAREKNPEVAASHLIMTSGLGVYYPNFEGVYSLPPVSELDLRDTNNYVMADPRNNPGRKTLWVPVYQDDADHGLITTVTTPIVGRDGAYLGAAGLDLPLENILEQVLGPAHLHPDLKAEGLFSFLLDGRGKIITFPLDLLGDFGLDPNLEALENSLDLLETGLADSSQPQVRALAERILAAPVHTSRLLLGGEPHVVSSHALHSAGWHLVTAVPEAVFLAPLLDLKSTLSQRVETLVGLVYLVLLLFLGAAVLVTVLFSQRVFLNPLKEIADAAVKIGEGDLEVRLDSGRRDEIGILARSFDEMVAGLRRAREMEGEYAVALEDTVEDQTRQLQGQKAALEQTLQILEKDVLKRQKAEEELQYRNALLATQQETSPDGILVVDQDRRIKGWNRNFLDLWTVPEDLMRSNRHREVIEIACSQVRDPDAFKERIQHLYEHLDEQVAGEEIPFRYGRVVERHSRGLVGEDGRFWGRIWFFRDVTERKRTEEQLKALDRIKSEFISTAAHELRTPLTSLMGFTELLLDPGQFGGFSPEQKRDFLAEIYEKGEALRKITDDLLDISRIEAGKPIPMEMAPCDLAGLVEKVAGDFRVSASRHPIELDLDELEGEKVPLDRGKMVQVFENILSNAIKYSPEGGAVRVVGKGVENGVEIAVADDGIGMSPEEVGRVFDKFYRADSSNTAIGGLGLGMSIVRHIVERHGGKIRVESAQGRGTTVFLTLPSDRGAA; via the coding sequence ATGCTGAAAATACAGAACAGGATCGGTTTCAAGCTCCTCCTCGCCTTCTCTGTGGTGCTCGTCCTCTGCCTCGTCTTCGTCTCCGCGCTGAACCACTATTTCTGGGTCGGTTTCGGGGATTTCGCCATTTCCGCGAACGAGCAGAAGGTCAAGCAGCAGGCCTACGAATTCCTCGAGGGGATCACCGAGGAGAGGGCCGAGAAGTATGAGGCCGTTTTCCAGCGGATCGCCGCCCATTCGCGCTTTATCGCCCGCCAGGCCGAGCTTCTCTACGCCCGCGCCGGCTCCCCCCCGCAAAGGGCGATCAGGGCGGACGAGTACCTCTCCCTGTATCCCCCCAACGGAATCTTCTACACCGACCCCGGCGAGCCGGTGATGACCTGCTACTGGGGTGGAAAATCGATCCCGCGGCAGGTGGAGGACGAGATCAACATCCTCGCTCCCCTCGCCCCGACCCTGGTCGAGGCCAGGGAAAAGAACCCCGAAGTCGCCGCCAGCCACCTCATCATGACCTCCGGCCTTGGGGTCTACTACCCCAACTTCGAGGGGGTCTATTCTCTGCCCCCCGTCTCCGAACTGGACCTGCGCGACACCAACAACTATGTCATGGCCGACCCGCGGAACAACCCCGGACGGAAGACCCTCTGGGTCCCCGTCTACCAGGACGACGCCGACCATGGCCTGATAACGACCGTCACCACCCCAATCGTCGGCAGGGACGGGGCCTACCTGGGGGCAGCCGGGCTCGACCTTCCGCTGGAGAACATTCTCGAGCAGGTTCTGGGACCGGCCCACCTCCACCCTGACCTGAAGGCCGAGGGCCTCTTCTCCTTCCTCCTGGACGGCCGGGGGAAAATCATTACTTTCCCCCTGGACCTGCTCGGGGACTTCGGCCTCGATCCCAACCTGGAGGCCCTTGAGAACTCCCTCGACCTGCTGGAGACGGGGCTGGCCGACTCCAGCCAGCCCCAGGTGCGGGCCCTGGCGGAGAGAATCCTCGCCGCGCCGGTCCACACCTCCCGGCTTCTCCTCGGGGGGGAGCCCCATGTCGTCTCCTCCCACGCTCTGCACTCCGCGGGGTGGCACCTGGTGACCGCCGTTCCGGAGGCGGTGTTCCTCGCGCCCCTCCTAGATCTCAAGTCCACCCTCTCCCAGCGTGTCGAAACCCTGGTTGGGCTGGTCTACCTCGTTCTTCTCCTCTTCCTCGGGGCAGCCGTTCTGGTCACGGTTCTCTTTTCCCAGCGCGTTTTCCTGAATCCCTTGAAGGAGATCGCCGATGCGGCAGTGAAGATTGGCGAAGGGGACCTCGAGGTGCGCCTGGACAGCGGGCGGAGGGACGAGATCGGCATCCTGGCCCGCTCCTTTGACGAGATGGTCGCTGGGCTCCGCAGGGCCAGGGAGATGGAAGGGGAGTATGCCGTCGCCCTGGAAGATACGGTTGAGGACCAGACCCGGCAGCTCCAGGGACAGAAGGCTGCCCTGGAGCAGACCCTTCAGATCCTCGAGAAGGATGTCCTGAAGAGACAGAAGGCCGAGGAGGAGCTCCAGTACCGCAACGCCCTCCTCGCCACCCAGCAAGAGACATCTCCTGACGGCATCCTGGTGGTCGACCAGGACCGCAGGATCAAGGGGTGGAACCGTAATTTCCTCGACTTGTGGACTGTTCCCGAAGACCTGATGCGATCTAACAGGCACCGGGAGGTGATTGAAATCGCCTGCTCGCAGGTGCGCGACCCGGACGCTTTCAAGGAGCGGATTCAGCACCTGTATGAGCACCTCGACGAGCAGGTTGCCGGCGAGGAAATTCCCTTCCGGTACGGGCGGGTGGTGGAACGCCACAGCAGGGGGCTGGTGGGAGAGGATGGCCGTTTCTGGGGGCGGATCTGGTTCTTCCGCGACGTCACCGAGCGCAAGCGGACTGAGGAGCAGCTCAAGGCGCTGGATCGGATCAAGAGCGAGTTCATCTCCACAGCGGCCCACGAACTGCGGACCCCCCTGACCTCTCTCATGGGTTTTACGGAACTGCTCCTCGACCCCGGGCAGTTCGGCGGGTTCAGCCCGGAGCAGAAAAGGGACTTCCTGGCGGAGATCTATGAAAAGGGAGAGGCCCTGAGGAAAATCACCGACGACCTTCTCGACATCAGCCGGATTGAAGCCGGCAAGCCGATTCCCATGGAGATGGCCCCCTGCGACCTGGCCGGCCTCGTGGAAAAGGTCGCGGGGGATTTTCGCGTGAGCGCATCCCGTCATCCCATCGAGCTGGACCTGGACGAACTGGAGGGCGAGAAGGTCCCGCTGGACCGGGGCAAAATGGTCCAGGTCTTCGAAAACATTCTGAGCAATGCCATAAAATATTCCCCGGAGGGCGGCGCGGTTCGGGTTGTTGGAAAAGGGGTCGAGAACGGGGTGGAAATTGCCGTGGCCGATGATGGCATCGGGATGTCCCCCGAAGAGGTCGGGCGGGTTTTTGACAAGTTCTACCGTGCCGACAGTTCCAATACCGCCATCGGCGGCCTGGGCCTCGGGATGAGCATCGTCAGGCACATCGTTGAACGGCACGGCGGGAAGATCCGGGTGGAGAGCGCACAGGGGCGTGGGACCACGGTCTTTCTGACTCTCCCTAGCGACCGCGGCGCGGCCTGA
- the fetB gene encoding iron export ABC transporter permease subunit FetB, producing the protein MSGESIVLLELTDLALAYGLILLAIGLSRLYRLGWEGQMLWASVRMVAQLLAVGYVLHLVFALDSPVPVLLILLVMGGFSVQVLASRVKDRMPGFYRVVGSSIFLGCGVVTFLFCAFIVGYAPWYAPRYLIPLAGMIIGNSMNGASLAAERLGAEIRDRREEIETSLSLAASARQAAQPALRSAFRAALIPTVNTMAAMGIVALPGMMTGQILSGTAPAVAVRYQIAIMCAITGSVALTSFLILLQGYRGYFTSAQQLREP; encoded by the coding sequence ATGAGCGGCGAATCGATCGTTCTTCTGGAGTTGACCGACCTGGCCCTGGCCTACGGCCTGATCCTTCTGGCCATAGGCCTCAGCCGCCTGTACCGCCTCGGCTGGGAAGGGCAGATGCTCTGGGCCTCGGTGAGGATGGTCGCCCAGTTGCTGGCGGTGGGCTACGTCCTGCACCTGGTCTTCGCCCTGGACAGCCCGGTGCCGGTACTCCTGATACTGCTGGTCATGGGCGGGTTTTCCGTTCAGGTCCTCGCATCCCGGGTGAAGGACAGGATGCCCGGTTTTTACCGGGTGGTGGGCAGTTCCATCTTTCTCGGCTGCGGGGTGGTGACCTTCCTGTTCTGCGCCTTCATCGTCGGCTACGCCCCCTGGTATGCGCCCCGCTACCTGATTCCCCTCGCGGGGATGATCATCGGCAATTCCATGAACGGAGCGAGCCTCGCCGCCGAGCGCCTGGGCGCCGAGATCCGGGATCGGCGGGAGGAGATCGAGACGTCCCTGTCCCTGGCCGCCAGCGCCCGCCAGGCCGCCCAGCCGGCGCTGCGCAGCGCCTTTCGGGCCGCCCTGATCCCCACCGTCAACACCATGGCCGCCATGGGGATCGTCGCCCTGCCGGGGATGATGACGGGACAGATTCTTTCGGGGACCGCCCCCGCGGTCGCGGTGCGCTACCAGATCGCCATCATGTGCGCCATCACCGGGAGCGTCGCCCTGACCTCCTTTCTCATCCTCCTGCAGGGCTATCGGGGCTATTTCACCTCTGCCCAACAGCTTCGGGAGCCCTGA